Proteins encoded by one window of Chondromyces crocatus:
- a CDS encoding alpha/beta hydrolase — MILNHAQVEQVVDRDERGKFVKELVVTRLRTTALTHDARRPSTIPPPAMMEDLPPRARGRVRDIPLAMVRKRSMAHGGGSLAPVLLIHGYGQNRYTWHLPSRSFSNYLARAGFDVYNLDLRGHGRSKHLGAPRPSHVTDFVLEDVPAALEEIRRCSGDRPVYLVGHSLGGLVGYAAATVMRDAVAGVCTLGSPYLFAKGSWTLTALGELMLSVDRRVSFGDGALGLKPLGEAMRFARAFIESPLFPLPIRGFAPGSMEPKVLAQHMSLSMDNGSITVLRNMFLDAAAARQHGHRLGSLYGYAERFERLDIPLLIIAGTKDDIAPPASVRPAYDFSRSSDRTYRAFPRGHLDIVMGKDAPLTIWPLVEAWLRGRVRRAAVPDDRYRPDMGRGSSQV, encoded by the coding sequence ATGATCCTCAACCACGCCCAGGTCGAACAGGTCGTGGACCGCGATGAGCGGGGCAAGTTCGTCAAGGAGCTGGTGGTCACCCGGCTCCGGACGACGGCCCTGACCCACGACGCGAGGAGACCTTCGACGATCCCGCCGCCAGCGATGATGGAGGACCTCCCCCCCCGCGCTCGCGGCCGGGTGCGTGACATCCCCCTCGCCATGGTCCGCAAGCGGAGCATGGCCCACGGCGGCGGCAGCCTTGCGCCCGTGCTGCTGATCCACGGCTACGGACAGAACCGCTACACCTGGCACCTGCCCTCGCGCAGCTTCTCCAACTACCTCGCCCGCGCCGGTTTCGACGTCTACAACCTCGACCTGCGCGGCCATGGCCGCTCGAAGCACCTCGGCGCCCCGAGACCGAGCCACGTCACCGACTTCGTGCTCGAGGATGTCCCGGCCGCCCTCGAAGAGATCCGACGGTGTAGCGGCGACCGACCAGTGTACCTGGTCGGTCATTCCCTCGGTGGCCTCGTCGGCTACGCGGCGGCGACCGTGATGCGAGACGCGGTGGCGGGCGTCTGCACGCTCGGCAGCCCCTACCTCTTCGCCAAGGGCTCATGGACGCTCACCGCCCTCGGCGAGCTCATGCTCAGCGTCGACCGGCGCGTCTCCTTCGGCGACGGCGCCCTGGGCCTCAAGCCGCTGGGCGAGGCGATGCGCTTCGCGCGTGCCTTCATCGAGAGTCCCCTGTTCCCCTTGCCCATCCGCGGCTTCGCGCCCGGCTCGATGGAGCCCAAGGTGCTCGCACAGCACATGTCGCTGTCGATGGACAACGGCAGCATCACCGTCCTCCGGAACATGTTCCTCGACGCCGCCGCGGCCCGCCAGCACGGCCACCGCCTGGGCAGCCTGTATGGCTACGCCGAGCGCTTCGAGCGGCTCGACATCCCCTTGCTGATCATCGCGGGCACCAAGGACGACATCGCACCACCCGCCTCGGTCCGTCCGGCCTACGACTTCAGCCGCTCGTCCGATCGGACCTACCGAGCGTTCCCACGGGGCCACCTCGACATCGTGATGGGCAAGGACGCACCGCTCACCATCTGGCCGCTCGTCGAAGCCTGGCTCCGCGGCCGCGTGCGCCGGGCGGCCGTCCCGGATGACCGCTACCGCCCCGACATGGGGCGTGGTAGCTCGCAGGTATGA
- the grxD gene encoding Grx4 family monothiol glutaredoxin: MTLSESLRAKLTEIIGSDDVVLFMKGSRRMPQCGFSSTVVQILDGHLPKYTTVNVLSDPEIRDGIKQFSNWPTIPQLYVKGEFLGGCDIVREMQASGELAQKLAGVKGTAPAATGPATPPNVKVSDSAAKALKSALEAEGEGQEVHIEIGTGYEYGLYVGPRAPGDVEAKANGITLLFDAGSARRAEGLSIDFIVGEGDGGGFRLESPSEPPRVRQLSPADLKKMQERGDKFELFDVRTPRERATASITGARLLDEETLRHIEGLPKDTLLVFHCHHGGRSQAAAERFLAQGYHQVFNLKGGIDAWSLTVDPSVPRY; encoded by the coding sequence ATGACCCTCAGCGAGTCTCTCCGCGCCAAACTCACGGAGATCATCGGAAGCGACGACGTCGTCCTGTTCATGAAGGGCTCGAGGCGCATGCCCCAGTGCGGCTTCTCCTCGACCGTCGTGCAGATCCTCGACGGGCACCTTCCCAAGTACACCACCGTCAACGTGCTCTCCGACCCCGAGATCCGTGACGGCATCAAGCAGTTCTCGAACTGGCCGACCATCCCTCAGCTCTACGTGAAGGGTGAGTTCCTGGGCGGATGCGACATCGTGCGCGAGATGCAAGCCTCGGGTGAGCTGGCGCAAAAGCTCGCTGGCGTGAAGGGCACCGCCCCCGCCGCGACCGGGCCAGCCACGCCACCGAACGTGAAGGTGAGCGATTCGGCCGCGAAGGCCCTGAAGAGCGCCCTCGAAGCCGAAGGCGAGGGACAGGAAGTCCACATCGAGATCGGCACCGGCTACGAGTACGGGCTCTACGTCGGTCCCCGCGCTCCGGGCGACGTGGAAGCGAAGGCCAACGGCATCACCCTGCTGTTCGACGCCGGCAGCGCCCGCCGCGCCGAGGGCCTCTCCATCGACTTCATCGTGGGTGAAGGGGACGGCGGCGGCTTCCGCCTGGAGAGCCCCAGCGAGCCGCCGCGCGTCCGGCAGCTCTCCCCTGCCGATCTCAAGAAGATGCAGGAGCGCGGCGACAAGTTCGAGCTGTTCGACGTGCGCACCCCCCGGGAGCGCGCCACCGCCAGCATCACCGGCGCGCGCCTCCTCGACGAGGAAACGCTCCGCCACATCGAAGGCCTCCCGAAGGACACGCTCCTCGTCTTCCACTGCCACCACGGTGGCCGCAGCCAGGCCGCCGCCGAGCGGTTCCTGGCGCAGGGCTACCACCAGGTCTTCAACCTGAAGGGCGGCATCGACGCCTGGTCCCTCACGGTCGACCCCTCCGTCCCCCGTTACTGA
- a CDS encoding Uma2 family endonuclease, translating into MGEPAIKRPGPVTFDDLDAVPPHMVGEIISGTLYMSPRPAPKHALASSNLGAWLVRPFQFGLDGPGGWWILDEPELHLGQDALVPDLAGWCVERMPDLPETAYFPVAPDWVCEVLSPTTAMDDRLDKLPIYAREGVKWVWFVDPIKRAMEIHRLDARNRWETASMLRGDAVVRAAPFDAIELPLSILWKRTAAAGRKG; encoded by the coding sequence ATGGGTGAGCCCGCAATAAAACGACCTGGACCCGTCACCTTCGACGACCTCGACGCGGTACCTCCCCACATGGTCGGGGAGATCATCAGCGGAACGCTCTACATGTCACCGCGACCTGCTCCGAAGCATGCGCTCGCGTCCTCGAACCTGGGGGCATGGCTGGTGCGCCCTTTCCAGTTCGGTCTGGATGGCCCCGGGGGGTGGTGGATTCTGGACGAGCCGGAGCTTCACCTCGGGCAGGACGCGCTCGTCCCCGATCTCGCCGGGTGGTGCGTGGAGCGGATGCCGGACCTGCCGGAGACGGCGTACTTTCCGGTCGCACCGGACTGGGTCTGCGAGGTCCTCTCGCCGACGACGGCGATGGATGATCGTCTCGACAAGCTGCCCATCTACGCACGCGAGGGCGTGAAGTGGGTGTGGTTCGTCGATCCGATCAAGCGTGCGATGGAGATTCATCGCCTCGATGCGAGGAACCGCTGGGAGACGGCGTCGATGCTTCGAGGGGACGCGGTCGTGCGTGCTGCTCCGTTCGATGCGATCGAGCTGCCGCTCTCCATCCTCTGGAAGCGCACGGCGGCAGCAGGTCGCAAGGGCTGA
- a CDS encoding aldehyde dehydrogenase family protein — protein MSSPLDPASSLAGVAPVPATPAAAHPSSSAPVASEAPAFPGEGAPPVSSVSEGAPPASSVSEGAADVVSPPETSIADLDRAAETLAGAATAFARMSPGEKATLLRSLIPGTLAVAEAQVAMACRAKGLDPAGPQAGEEWLAGPSLTLSNLRRLAESLEDIQRRGRPRLGRGGVRTRKDGRVEVNLFPVGAQDALLYKGVRVHALLKPGATAASVRAEQAAFYQQRDPEGGVTLLLGAGNVASIPPMDALHALFVEGRVVLLKMSPVNAYLGPFLEKAFAPLVERGFLRVVYGGAEVGAHLAAHPAITHMHITGSAETHDRIVWGPPGPEQARRRAAGEPVFTKPVSSELGNVSPVIVLPHLYDEDELWFQARSIATQVINNASFNCNAAKMLVLPRGFAQRPLLLSMLARAFAAVAPRRAYYPGAHDRHARLTAGRATLGPEVLSAPPEIPLPSGVVRFGEPGADALPWTLVIGLDAADPAEPLFQQEPFCSILSVVELGSSDPVQFLAEATRFCNERLWGTLSASLVVHPLSEEDPAVADAVDRALLALRYGAIAVNQWPAMVYGAVTPPWGGHPSATLADVQSGLGFVHNTQMVAGVEKVILRAPLRGFPRPPYFYDHRRAHLVGARLATWSATPGWGRAWSVAAAAFKG, from the coding sequence ATGTCCTCCCCCCTCGATCCGGCTTCCTCGCTCGCCGGTGTCGCTCCCGTTCCGGCCACCCCTGCGGCAGCACATCCTTCGTCCTCGGCACCCGTGGCCTCGGAGGCGCCGGCTTTTCCTGGCGAGGGCGCACCACCCGTGTCGAGCGTGAGCGAGGGCGCGCCACCTGCGTCGAGCGTGAGCGAGGGCGCTGCTGACGTCGTGTCGCCTCCGGAAACGTCGATCGCCGATCTCGACCGTGCCGCGGAGACGCTGGCGGGCGCTGCGACGGCCTTCGCGCGCATGTCTCCAGGGGAGAAGGCGACCCTCCTGCGCTCCTTGATCCCCGGGACGCTCGCCGTCGCAGAGGCGCAGGTCGCGATGGCATGCCGCGCGAAGGGACTCGATCCGGCCGGGCCTCAGGCAGGTGAGGAGTGGCTCGCGGGGCCTTCGCTCACGCTGAGCAACCTTCGCAGGCTCGCCGAGTCCCTGGAGGACATCCAGCGGCGCGGCCGGCCACGCCTCGGACGCGGTGGCGTGCGGACGCGGAAGGACGGGCGCGTGGAGGTGAACCTGTTCCCGGTCGGAGCGCAGGATGCGCTGCTCTACAAGGGCGTGCGCGTCCACGCGCTCCTGAAGCCCGGGGCCACCGCGGCGTCGGTGCGCGCGGAGCAGGCCGCGTTCTACCAGCAGCGCGATCCCGAGGGCGGCGTCACGCTGCTGCTCGGCGCGGGCAACGTCGCGAGCATCCCGCCGATGGACGCGCTGCACGCGCTCTTCGTGGAGGGGCGGGTGGTCCTGCTCAAGATGAGCCCCGTCAACGCCTACCTCGGGCCGTTCCTGGAGAAGGCGTTCGCGCCGCTCGTGGAGCGCGGTTTCCTGCGCGTCGTGTACGGTGGCGCGGAGGTCGGCGCGCACCTCGCAGCGCACCCGGCGATCACCCACATGCACATCACCGGCTCCGCCGAGACGCACGACAGGATCGTGTGGGGGCCACCGGGGCCGGAGCAAGCACGCCGGCGCGCGGCGGGCGAGCCGGTGTTCACGAAGCCGGTCAGCTCCGAGCTGGGCAACGTGAGCCCGGTGATCGTGCTGCCGCACCTCTACGACGAGGACGAGCTGTGGTTCCAGGCGCGCAGCATCGCCACCCAGGTGATCAACAACGCCTCGTTCAACTGCAACGCGGCGAAGATGCTGGTCCTGCCCCGCGGGTTCGCGCAGCGCCCGCTCCTGCTCTCGATGCTGGCGCGCGCGTTCGCTGCCGTGGCCCCGCGGCGGGCGTACTACCCCGGCGCCCACGACCGCCACGCGCGGCTCACGGCGGGACGCGCCACGCTGGGGCCCGAGGTCCTGAGCGCGCCGCCGGAGATCCCGCTCCCCTCGGGCGTGGTGCGCTTCGGTGAGCCCGGCGCGGACGCGCTGCCGTGGACGCTGGTGATCGGTCTCGACGCTGCGGACCCCGCCGAGCCGCTGTTCCAGCAAGAGCCGTTCTGCAGCATCCTCTCGGTGGTCGAACTCGGCTCCAGCGATCCAGTGCAGTTCCTCGCGGAGGCGACCCGCTTCTGCAACGAGCGGCTGTGGGGGACCCTGAGCGCGTCGCTCGTGGTCCACCCGCTCTCCGAGGAAGATCCCGCGGTGGCCGACGCCGTGGACCGAGCGCTGCTCGCCCTGCGCTACGGCGCCATCGCGGTGAACCAGTGGCCGGCGATGGTGTACGGCGCGGTGACGCCGCCCTGGGGAGGTCACCCGAGCGCGACGCTCGCCGACGTGCAGAGCGGCCTCGGGTTCGTACACAACACGCAGATGGTGGCTGGCGTGGAGAAGGTCATCCTCCGCGCCCCACTGCGCGGGTTCCCGCGGCCGCCTTACTTCTACGACCATCGCCGCGCTCACCTCGTGGGCGCGCGCCTCGCCACCTGGTCGGCCACTCCTGGCTGGGGCCGGGCGTGGTCCGTGGCCGCGGCAGCGTTCAAGGGCTGA